Proteins from one Doryrhamphus excisus isolate RoL2022-K1 chromosome 19, RoL_Dexc_1.0, whole genome shotgun sequence genomic window:
- the nkx2.1 gene encoding homeobox protein Nkx-2.1, with product MSMSPKHTTPFSVSDILSPLEESYKKVSMDGGNNNNNTTGGGSGNLGAQLAGYRQPQVSQAAMQQHHMGHNGSVSAAYHHMSAAGVGGYCNGNMGELAPYQDGMRGSATAAGWYGANPDPRFSTISRFMGSSSGMNMSSMGGLGSLAEVHAKGMGSLASTPRRKRRVLFSQAQVYELERRFKQQKYLSAPEREHLASMIHLTPTQVKIWFQNHRYKMKRQAKDKVSQQQMQQEGGSCQQQQQQQQSPRRVAVPVLVKDGKPCQGSGHTASTAQAPTHHHNNNQHHHHHHQHHHQQQPANVMIMSASSNHTPGLAHQQVSSAGHSPDLGPHSSSPPALQSQVAGLSHLNSPGAEYGSALQCSALLYGRTW from the exons ATGTCGATGAGCCCCAAGCATACGACCCCCTTTTCAGTGTCCGACATCCTGAGTCCCCTGGAGGAGAGTTACAAGAAGGTGAGCATGGACGGcggcaacaataacaacaacaccaccggaggaggaagtggaaacCTCGGGGCCCAGCTGGCAGGCTACCGGCAGCCGCAGGTGTCCCAAGCCGCCATGCAGCAGCACCACATGGGCCACAACGGCAGCGTGTCGGCGGCGTACCACCACATGAGCGCCGCCGGGGTGGGCGGCTACTGCAACGGCAACATGGGGGAGCTGGCCCCCTACCAGGACGGCATGAGGGGCAGCGCCACGGCCGCGGGCTGGTACGGAGCCAATCCGGATCCGCGCTTTTCCACCA TTTCCCGCTTCATGGGCTCGTCTTCCGGCATGAACATGAGCAGCATGGGCGGCCTGGGCTCCCTGGCGGAGGTCCACGCCAAAGGCATGGGCTCCCTGGCCTCCACCCCGCGGAGAAAGCGGAGGGTGCTCTTCTCCCAGGCCCAGGTCTACGAGCTGGAGCGCCGCTTCAAGCAGCAGAAGTACCTCTCCGCCCCGGAGAGGGAGCACCTAGCCAGCATGATCCACCTGACCCCCACGCAGGTGaagatctggttccagaaccaCCGCTATAAAATGAAGCGACAAGCGAAAGATAAGGTGTCCCAGCAGCAGATGCAGCAGGAAGGGGGGtcctgtcaacaacagcagcaacagcagcaatcCCCCCGCAGGGTCGCGGTGCCCGTGCTGGTGAAAGACGGGAAGCCGTGTCAGGGCAGCGGCCACACGGCCTCCACCGCGCAGGCTCCCACCcaccaccacaacaacaaccagcatcaccaccaccaccaccagcatcaCCACCAACAACAACCCGCAAATGTCATGATCATGTCCGCGAGCAGCAACCACACCCCCGGGTTGGCGCACCAGCAAGTCAGCAGCGCCGGTCACTCTCCGGATTTGGGCCCGCACTCCTCCAGCCCACCGGCGCTGCAGAGCCAAGTCGCCGGCCTCTCTCACCTCAATTCCCCCGGGGCGGAGTACGGCTCTGCGCTGCAGTGTTCCGCTCTGTTGTACGGCAGGACTTGGTga
- the nkx2.9 gene encoding NK2 transcription factor related, locus 9: MAVSGRVSFSVRSILDLPEQESEDVAGTSPPYSATRSPYRAWMESSCMSWDEGCSLEASPDSTKPDDSSTEPELSDPAKKGKKRRVLFSKAQTLELERRFRQQRYLSGPEREQLARILSLTPTQVKIWFQNHRYKMKRGRTEGALLDLEMLHPPVLRRVVVPVLVREGKPFHACLERSGGALHFPFSYQSLQQPPAVALPPRYQHFHNPAPSRLAWTDFWSDSVQFASFK; this comes from the exons ATGGCGGTGTCCGGCAGGGTCAGCTTTTCCGTCAGGAGCATCCTGGACTTGCCCGAGCAGGAGTCGGAGGACGTGGCCGGGACGTCGCCACCTTACTCGGCCACGAGGTCACCCTACAGAGCCTGGATGGAGAGCTCGTGCATGT CCTGGGACGAAGGCTGCAGCCTGGAGGCCTCGCCGGACTCCACAAAACCGGACGACTCCTCAACCGAACCCGAGCTTTCAGATCCGGCGAAGAAGGGCAAAAAGCGGCGGGTGCTTTTCTCCAAGGCCCAAACCTTGGAACTGGAGAGGCGCTTCCGCCAGCAGCGCTACCTATCCGGTCCGGAGAGGGAGCAGCTGGCCCGAATCCTCAGCCTGACCCCGACTCAAGTCaagatctggttccagaaccaCCGCTACAAAATGAAGCGGGGTCGCACGGAAGGGGCGTTGCTGGACCTGGAGATGCTGCACCCTCCGGTGTTGCGCCGCGTCGTCGTGCCGGTTCTGGTTCGGGAGGGGAAACCCTTCCACGCCTGCTTGGAGAGATCCGGCGGGGCGCTTCACTTCCCTTTTTCCTACCAGTCACTCCAGCAACCTCCGGCTGTCGCTCTTCCGCCCCGGTACCAGCACTTTCACAACCCGGCGCCCTCCAGATTGGCTTGGACGGACTTTTGGAGCGACTCGGTTCAGTTTGCTTCGTTCAAGTGA